From Methanobacterium congolense, one genomic window encodes:
- the ilvC gene encoding ketol-acid reductoisomerase, with the protein MKMYYDKDVDTNVLKDKTVAVIGYGSQGMAQSRNMADSGLNVVVGLRKDGSSWKAASDVGMEVMTIEDAAEQADVIHILIPDEIQGKVYQESIKDHVEEGNTISFSHGYNIHFGYIKPAENVNITMIAPKGPGSMVRQQYLEGFGVPGLVAVERNATGDALQIALAMGQGCGLTRGGVLETTFKEETETDLFGEQAVLCGGVTGLINAGFQTLVEAGYQPEIAYFETCHEMKLIVDLIYKKGFGNMWHDVSNTAEFGGLMIRDRIVTDETRAEMKKVLKEIQTGKFTKEFATENNAGAPMLNSLRRIEDDLQIEKVGAKLRKACGLQKDD; encoded by the coding sequence ATGAAGATGTATTACGACAAAGACGTGGATACAAACGTCTTAAAAGATAAAACCGTTGCTGTAATAGGTTACGGAAGCCAGGGAATGGCACAGTCAAGAAACATGGCAGACAGCGGATTAAACGTTGTTGTTGGTCTTAGAAAAGACGGTAGCTCATGGAAAGCTGCGTCAGATGTGGGTATGGAGGTCATGACCATTGAAGATGCTGCAGAACAGGCTGATGTAATACACATACTCATACCTGATGAAATACAGGGTAAAGTTTACCAGGAATCCATAAAGGACCATGTGGAAGAGGGAAACACCATATCCTTTTCACACGGTTACAACATACACTTCGGTTACATAAAACCAGCAGAGAACGTCAACATAACCATGATAGCTCCAAAAGGACCCGGTTCAATGGTAAGACAGCAGTACCTTGAAGGATTTGGAGTTCCAGGACTCGTTGCAGTTGAAAGGAATGCCACAGGAGACGCACTACAAATAGCCCTTGCAATGGGACAGGGATGTGGACTCACAAGGGGCGGTGTCCTTGAAACAACATTCAAAGAAGAAACAGAAACCGATTTATTCGGTGAACAGGCAGTACTCTGTGGAGGAGTTACAGGGCTCATAAACGCAGGTTTCCAGACCCTTGTTGAAGCAGGTTACCAGCCAGAGATCGCCTACTTCGAAACATGCCATGAAATGAAACTAATCGTGGACCTGATCTACAAGAAGGGATTCGGAAACATGTGGCACGATGTAAGTAACACAGCAGAATTCGGAGGACTCATGATCAGGGACCGTATCGTAACAGATGAAACCCGTGCAGAAATGAAAAAGGTCCTTAAAGAGATCCAGACAGGTAAATTCACCAAAGAATTTGCAACCGAAAACAACGCAGGAGCTCCAATGCTCAACAGCCTAAGGAGAATTGAAGACGATCTCCAGATCGAAAAGGTCGGCGCAAAATTAAGGAAGGCTTGCGGTTTACAGAAGGACGATTAA
- a CDS encoding methanogenesis marker 12 protein, with amino-acid sequence MVFVGMDHGTTGVSFTVLGEEPIHFKIGREELSAGKVSALEELSKRVDLGSIDLMAITYAMGDGIAEITPIEKVKNRGIISIGGAGKVTGGGTSVYDEIKESGVPTILIPGLHKNTPCMDERFRAAYSHAASPEKVSISYNAYLETGLSNMIVSDISSNSVSILVEDGKIRGAMDACVGAMGIIHGPLDLEMIRDIDDGKRTANECFSRAGAVKVAGVDTKVARTKDEIIRMYLEGSREAELAIQTMVMTIIMEIWGLRGITKRIDGIVLTGSIGSMQKPINIFQMIKDSVEEIAPVSMIPPTSGSVGSAQIAKAVFTGEKDILGIKVL; translated from the coding sequence ATGGTTTTTGTAGGTATGGATCACGGAACAACAGGCGTTTCATTTACAGTATTGGGAGAAGAACCAATTCATTTCAAGATTGGAAGGGAAGAACTATCTGCTGGAAAAGTATCAGCCCTGGAGGAGCTTTCAAAAAGGGTTGACCTAGGATCCATAGACCTAATGGCCATAACCTATGCAATGGGCGACGGTATAGCTGAAATAACTCCAATAGAAAAGGTCAAAAACAGAGGAATAATCTCAATAGGCGGCGCAGGTAAGGTTACAGGAGGGGGAACATCTGTCTACGATGAAATAAAGGAATCTGGGGTTCCAACCATCCTCATTCCAGGACTTCACAAGAACACCCCCTGCATGGATGAAAGGTTCAGGGCAGCTTACTCCCATGCCGCAAGCCCTGAAAAGGTCAGTATATCCTACAACGCCTACCTTGAAACTGGGCTCAGCAACATGATCGTTTCAGACATAAGCTCCAACAGCGTGAGCATACTGGTTGAGGATGGAAAAATCAGGGGCGCTATGGATGCATGTGTTGGTGCCATGGGTATCATACATGGCCCCCTTGACCTTGAGATGATCAGGGATATTGACGACGGTAAGAGAACTGCAAATGAATGTTTTTCGCGTGCAGGTGCAGTTAAGGTTGCAGGGGTTGACACCAAGGTTGCCCGTACCAAGGATGAGATCATCAGGATGTACCTTGAGGGAAGTAGGGAAGCTGAACTCGCCATCCAAACTATGGTCATGACCATAATCATGGAGATATGGGGGCTTAGGGGAATAACGAAGAGAATTGATGGGATAGTACTCACAGGTTCCATTGGTTCCATGCAGAAACCCATAAACATCTTCCAGATGATAAAAGATAGTGTTGAGGAGATTGCACCTGTTTCTATGATCCCACCAACTTCAGGTTCAGTTGGAAGTGCCCAGATCGCGAAGGCGGTTTTTACGGGTGAAAAGGACATTTTAGGTATTAAAGTCCTTTGA
- a CDS encoding pyridoxamine 5'-phosphate oxidase family protein produces MVMTDEMMKAVENDLVFFATSTADGVPNVVPIGFAKPIDSEHILIVDNYMHKTHENLEKNPEAALVVKDAKKCPYQFKGKVEIFESGKIFDDAVEWVTNVMSKQPKAAMLMTVEKIYSVQPGPDAGKQVD; encoded by the coding sequence ATGGTTATGACAGATGAGATGATGAAGGCAGTTGAGAATGACCTGGTCTTTTTTGCAACATCAACAGCTGATGGCGTGCCAAACGTGGTTCCAATAGGATTTGCAAAACCAATTGACAGTGAACACATCCTTATTGTTGACAACTACATGCATAAAACCCATGAAAACCTGGAAAAGAACCCAGAAGCAGCACTTGTAGTTAAAGATGCTAAAAAATGTCCTTACCAGTTCAAGGGCAAGGTTGAGATATTTGAGTCAGGCAAGATCTTTGACGATGCAGTTGAATGGGTCACAAACGTCATGTCAAAGCAACCAAAGGCAGCAATGCTCATGACGGTTGAAAAGATTTATTCAGTTCAGCCAGGTCCAGATGCAGGTAAACAGGTTGATTAA
- the ilvN gene encoding acetolactate synthase small subunit encodes MEEQRTHIISALVLHKPGVLQRVAGLFTRRGFNIENITVGTSQQKDLARMTIIAKGDEKVLEQITKQLNKLIEVIKVRDLDPESTVERELCLIKVHTPTERVRSEVIQYANIFRGRIIDVSPENITIEITGDPDKIEALIDLLRTFGIKEIARTGPTAMSRGNKTM; translated from the coding sequence ATGGAGGAACAAAGAACCCACATAATAAGTGCACTCGTCCTCCACAAGCCAGGTGTCCTTCAGAGGGTAGCTGGACTCTTCACAAGAAGGGGATTCAACATAGAAAACATCACAGTTGGAACTTCCCAGCAAAAGGACCTGGCACGCATGACTATAATTGCTAAAGGTGATGAAAAGGTCCTGGAACAGATAACAAAACAGCTGAACAAGTTGATAGAGGTCATAAAGGTCAGAGACCTGGATCCTGAAAGCACCGTGGAAAGGGAACTTTGCCTTATCAAGGTACACACCCCTACGGAAAGGGTCAGATCAGAGGTTATACAGTACGCAAACATTTTCCGAGGCAGAATCATCGACGTGAGCCCTGAAAACATAACCATTGAAATCACAGGAGACCCTGATAAAATAGAAGCTCTCATCGATCTTCTGAGAACCTTTGGAATAAAGGAGATAGCCAGAACAGGACCCACAGCCATGTCCCGTGGCAACAAGACAATGTAA
- the purD gene encoding phosphoribosylamine--glycine ligase: MKILVVGTGAREHAICRALENDAELHSIMSKQNPGIARISKFQISSENDIEVVKNYAVSNKIDIAVIGPEAPLENGIVDALQAEGVGCVGPTKEAARIETDKAFMRNLFEEHRIGGSIVYRVFHDSQEAGDFIDEFGEDVVIKPVGLTGGKGVKIMGEHLDDASAAKNYVKEIIDNKIGGYASVVIEEKLVGEEFTVQAFVDGDKVVPMPAAQDHPHAYEGDQGPITGGMGSYSNKDGLLPFLDAKSYDESVKIMQGTVKAIKDEVGPYRGILYGQFMLCRDGPKLVEYNARFGDPEAMNVLPLLKSNFVDICQGIVDGNLKGAEFERKATVCKYMVPNGYPETAQGGKVLDVDEAAIEAAGARVYYAAVNQQDGKVYTSASRALGLVGIGDSIEEAEEICEGVTGFVKGDVYHRRDVGTAALLEKRMKHMEEIRGQ; the protein is encoded by the coding sequence ATGAAAATTCTTGTTGTAGGAACCGGAGCAAGGGAACATGCCATATGCAGGGCCCTGGAAAATGATGCTGAACTGCACTCCATAATGAGTAAGCAGAACCCTGGAATAGCCAGAATATCAAAATTTCAGATTTCAAGTGAGAATGACATAGAGGTAGTTAAGAACTACGCCGTCTCAAATAAAATAGACATTGCTGTGATAGGGCCGGAGGCACCCCTTGAAAATGGGATAGTGGACGCACTTCAGGCTGAAGGAGTAGGATGTGTTGGTCCAACCAAGGAAGCAGCAAGGATAGAAACTGATAAGGCCTTCATGAGGAACCTCTTCGAGGAACACAGGATCGGTGGATCCATAGTTTACAGGGTCTTTCACGACAGTCAGGAAGCTGGAGATTTCATAGACGAGTTTGGAGAGGATGTTGTAATAAAACCTGTGGGACTCACAGGTGGTAAGGGTGTTAAGATCATGGGAGAACACCTTGATGATGCTTCAGCCGCTAAAAATTACGTTAAAGAGATAATAGATAACAAAATTGGTGGATATGCCAGTGTTGTCATTGAGGAGAAGCTGGTGGGTGAGGAATTCACTGTTCAGGCCTTCGTTGATGGGGACAAGGTTGTTCCAATGCCTGCAGCCCAGGACCACCCTCATGCCTACGAGGGGGATCAGGGCCCAATAACTGGGGGAATGGGATCCTACTCAAACAAAGATGGTCTACTTCCATTTTTGGACGCTAAGAGTTACGATGAATCTGTTAAGATAATGCAGGGCACTGTTAAGGCTATAAAGGATGAAGTTGGACCCTACAGGGGAATACTCTACGGTCAGTTCATGCTCTGCAGGGACGGACCAAAACTCGTTGAGTACAACGCACGTTTCGGAGATCCTGAGGCAATGAACGTACTTCCACTCTTAAAATCCAACTTCGTGGACATATGCCAGGGAATAGTTGATGGAAACCTTAAGGGAGCAGAATTCGAGAGAAAGGCAACCGTTTGCAAGTACATGGTGCCCAATGGATATCCTGAAACAGCCCAGGGAGGAAAAGTGCTTGATGTGGATGAGGCAGCAATAGAAGCTGCAGGAGCAAGGGTTTACTATGCAGCAGTGAACCAGCAGGATGGTAAGGTATACACATCTGCTTCAAGGGCACTGGGCCTTGTTGGAATAGGAGACAGCATAGAAGAGGCAGAAGAAATCTGTGAAGGTGTTACAGGATTCGTTAAGGGTGATGTTTACCACAGAAGGGATGTTGGAACCGCTGCCCTCCTAGAAAAGCGTATGAAACACATGGAAGAGATCCGCGGCCAGTAA
- a CDS encoding acetolactate synthase large subunit: MKGGEAIIKSLTDQGVDVVFGYPGGVLLPLYDVIYDSDLKHILVRHEQCAAHAADGYARASGKVGVCIGTSGPGATNLVTGIATAYMDSSPVLAIAGQVSTPLIGNDAFQEVDTLGMTMPITKHNFQAMHADEIPGLIKSAFYIAGTGRPGPVLLDLPKDVQVEELDYETAQIMDLPGYKPTTKGHPLQVKRAAELILNSEKPVILAGGGVILAGASEELLKLSEIINAPVTTTLMGKGAFPEDHPLSLGMLGMHGRKSSNFVVDDCDCLIAIGCRFSDRTTGSIPKFAENAKIVHIDVDPAEIGKNVEINVPIVGDAKIIMASLIKTISQTKNPGQNTMAWRKHVVNFKKTCIPRLTFDDIPLKPQQVIKEISEAVTDDTIVTTDVGQNQMWMAHYFTSKIPRTFLSSGGLGTMGFGFPAAIGAKVAKPDTDVVAVCGDGGFLMVCQDLATIKEYDIPVVVCILDNRYLGMVAQWQKLFYNERMSHTDLGEVPDFVKLAESFGIKGERVEKPGQMRETLKEALLADEPAVIDVTIDPEEILPMVPPGCGLTEIVGEYKVARETPGEIPYRPQAKEGGD, from the coding sequence ATGAAGGGTGGCGAAGCCATAATCAAATCACTCACGGATCAGGGAGTAGACGTTGTTTTCGGATACCCCGGAGGAGTTCTACTTCCACTGTACGACGTAATATACGACTCAGACCTGAAACATATACTTGTTAGACATGAACAGTGCGCAGCCCACGCAGCAGACGGATACGCAAGGGCATCTGGAAAAGTAGGAGTATGCATTGGAACATCCGGCCCAGGTGCAACAAACCTAGTAACAGGAATTGCAACTGCATACATGGATTCCTCTCCAGTACTGGCAATCGCAGGACAGGTATCAACACCACTTATTGGTAACGATGCCTTTCAAGAAGTGGACACCCTGGGAATGACAATGCCCATTACCAAGCACAACTTCCAGGCCATGCACGCCGACGAAATACCCGGACTCATAAAATCAGCATTTTACATAGCTGGAACCGGCAGACCTGGTCCAGTTCTTCTGGATCTTCCTAAGGATGTTCAGGTGGAGGAGCTTGACTATGAAACAGCCCAGATAATGGATCTTCCAGGTTACAAACCAACCACAAAGGGACATCCATTACAGGTTAAAAGGGCTGCTGAACTCATATTAAACTCTGAAAAGCCAGTCATCCTGGCAGGTGGGGGAGTTATACTTGCAGGAGCATCTGAAGAACTGTTAAAACTTTCAGAGATCATCAACGCACCAGTTACAACCACTTTAATGGGAAAGGGTGCATTTCCTGAAGATCATCCACTTTCCCTTGGAATGCTGGGTATGCATGGAAGAAAAAGTTCAAACTTCGTTGTTGATGACTGTGACTGCCTCATAGCAATTGGATGCAGGTTCTCGGACAGAACAACAGGTTCAATTCCAAAATTCGCTGAAAACGCGAAGATAGTGCACATCGATGTTGATCCTGCAGAGATCGGCAAAAACGTGGAGATAAACGTTCCAATAGTTGGAGACGCCAAGATAATAATGGCAAGTCTGATAAAAACCATTTCACAGACTAAAAATCCAGGCCAAAACACCATGGCATGGAGAAAACATGTAGTGAACTTCAAAAAGACGTGCATTCCACGTTTAACCTTCGATGACATTCCATTAAAACCCCAACAGGTTATAAAGGAAATATCTGAGGCAGTAACTGATGACACCATCGTTACAACGGATGTTGGTCAGAACCAGATGTGGATGGCCCATTACTTCACATCAAAAATTCCAAGAACCTTCCTTTCCTCGGGAGGTCTCGGAACCATGGGGTTCGGATTCCCTGCTGCAATCGGTGCAAAGGTTGCAAAACCTGATACAGACGTTGTTGCTGTATGTGGGGACGGAGGATTCCTGATGGTCTGCCAGGACCTTGCAACCATTAAGGAGTACGATATACCGGTCGTTGTATGTATCCTGGACAACAGGTACCTTGGAATGGTTGCCCAGTGGCAGAAACTCTTCTACAACGAAAGAATGTCCCACACAGACCTTGGAGAGGTTCCAGATTTCGTGAAACTTGCAGAATCATTTGGAATCAAAGGTGAAAGGGTTGAAAAACCTGGACAGATGCGTGAAACCTTGAAAGAGGCTCTACTTGCAGATGAGCCTGCAGTCATCGACGTTACAATCGACCCAGAGGAGATATTACCAATGGTTCCTCCGGGCTGCGGTTTAACAGAGATCGTTGGAGAGTACAAGGTAGCAAGGGAAACTCCTGGGGAGATACCCTACAGGCCACAGGCAAAGGAGGGTGGTGATTAA